GTTCGAGGACCTGAGGGTGAAGGGACTTCTGGATCAATGGATGGCCGACGTGGGTGACCTCGGGGGAGCTGACGACAGCGTCCGTTTGGAGTTCCCGCCCATCGAGGGGGGCTGATGGCGGCCCTTCCGGAACCGATCCGCTTGGAAATCTTTGCGGAGTTGGCCCGCCACTTCGACGCCATGCGGTGGGAGGAGGTCTCTTCGCCCGCAGCGACTGAGATGTACGACCGGTTCGTCAAGGATCCCAAGATCGGCGGGCGACTCGCTAGATTCATGCCCACGGAGAAGATACGCCCGTGGATCAAGGACGGACCAGCGAAGCAGTACCGTCGGGCGCTCGAAGGTGTCGGGCCGATGGCTCAGATGACGACACGCGAGTACCCCGGTCCGCAGTCGGTCGTTCGGCTCGCCATGGGTTCGGGATGGGCCCTTCGCGCGCAGACACTGGAAGTGAAACCGATGCGTTGCGTCGCCGATGGACCCGATGGTGAGTCGGCCTTCATCACCTGGGGCCCAATGAGCGGCCTGCAGGGCATGGTCTGGCACGCCTGCCTACGTCGGGCGGAGTCGGAGTCGCAATTGATCACCATCGCCGTCACCAAGCCCAACACCGCACCGTTGCCCGACGACGATTGGCGCCTCGCGCTTTCACTAGCCACCATCTTGAGAGCACGATGCGAGCAGGTCACCTACATGGTCTCTCGGAAGGCGACCTCCGACTCACGGACCGTCTGATCACTTCGTCCTCGATCTGGTCGGCTACCTCGACCGGGTCAGCGTGCTCCCAAAAACGAAGGACGATCCATCCCGCCGACGTGAATGCCCTGGTGGAGTCCTGATCACGGCGTTGATTCTCAGCGACCTTGGCCGCCCAAAACTCCCTCCGTTCCCCCTTTGCCGGCCGAAAGTGCTCCGGACAGCCATGCCAGAAGCACCCGTCGATCAGGACGGCGACTCGCTGCCTTGTAAAGGCAATGTCGACCGTCCGCTTCAATGTGGGCACGGGCTTGAAGTTCACTCGGTACCGGAGACCGCGTCGATGCAACTCCCGGCGCACTTTTACCTCGGGCGCGGTGTCGCGCCCCCGGATTCGGGACATACGCGCACTGACGACAGGGTCGACACCCGCAGACATCAGATCCCTCTTCTCGTGAACGCTGGCGGTGTCCTGGCGGCCGAGGTCTCCGCCTGAGCCCATCCCGCCGGCGGGGCTGCGGTGTCCCACTGAAGCCCTGGCCGCCACTGTAGTCCCCCGCAGCCCTCGCACGCCCGATCACTTTGGGGCACGGACCTCTTCGTCCCGACGTAACTTGGGCGGACACTCGACCTCGGGCCGCAGTGCCTCTGTTGGACCGCTGGCGCTGGCGTTCGCGCGCGTCCGCTGATGTTCGCTGGCGTTGTCACGCAGTTAGACACTCACCGGTGTGGCTTCCTGCGCACGAGATCAGGGCATTTCAGCTCAGTTCTCCGGGTGCAGGCATAACCTTCCCGTGTGGCAGATCAACTGCGGGTGCCCAGGCCGGAGCGGGGTGGGGGCGGTCACCTACGGGTGCCGTCTGTCAGCGTTGGTCAGCCTCCGACGGCCCAGGGACGGCCCAGAAGGCTCGGCGATCCCTCACCTGTCGCAGCGGTCCAGCTCGGCGGAGCACCTCTACTGGCCGAGCCATCGCTGACTGCCGGATGAGTCCCACCCAGTCGTCACAGCACCCAAAGCAGCGCCCGCGAGCGACGGGCTGACTACCTCTGGGATTGGTGATTCGTCAAACCCCGGGGTTCGTTGAACGACCGAGCGCTAGACTGCTCTCGCTACGAGAAAGAGGTTGAGGATGGCACGCCCCAGGGCATTTATCAGCTTCCAGATGGAAGATCGCTGGGCTCGGGACTTTCTGAAAGAACACGCTCGAAACCCGGGAAATGAAGTCGAATTCGTCGACTACTCAGTCCAAAACCCCTTCGACTCCTCATGGAAGACGCAGTGCAAGCTTCGCATTGCCCAGACTAAGGGAACAATCGTCCTGATTGGCCCCACGACTTACCAATCAGAAGCGGTGGATTGGGAGATCAGGGAGACGATCAATCAGAATCATTACCTCTTCGGGATCCAGATCAACTCCGACAAGACGCATCGAGTTCCGGATGGCATTCCGTCATCAGCTGTCATTCGCTGGAACTTCTCTCAGATTGCTACATGGCTGTCCACTTGGGTGTGACGGGTGAATTACCTAGAGCAAGTAGCCGGAGCCATTAGGGCCGAGATTCCCACATCTGCGCTGCCGTCCGGCAACGTTGACGATTTGTTCAACCTCTACGCAGTCCTAGCTTTAACGAAGGGCGCTGACGTCACAGCTTCGGACGTGCATGACGCCTGGTCTGCCTGGCAGATTCGACTAGACCCGACACACGCTTCCATTCAGCCATACGGGCAGCTCAGTCCTGCAGTCCAACGCCAGGACGCTGTTTTTGTGCGAGCCATCAGGAAGGTTGCCAGCGCATCCGCGTCGGCGGACCCCGTGGGCAACGCCCTCCTTCCCTATGGTGCGCCCGACACCCCGGAAGAGAGTGAGCGACTGTTCGAGCTCTATAAAATCATGGTGCAAAGCTCCGAAAGCCTGGTCAACCGCAGGCAAGGAGTAAACACTTTCTTCATCACCGTCAACGGCGCAATCCTGACTGGGCTCGGATTCTTCATCAAGGCGGGCGGGAAAGAGGAGCTCAAAGCACTGGGCATCCTACTGATCGCGCTAACAGGTTTCATCCTCGCGCATGCGTGGAAAAGCCTCATCACCTCTTTCGGGCAACTCAACACGGGTAAGTTCGCCGTCATCAACCGCATCGAAAGATTTCTTCCGGCCGCCATCTTCTACGCCGAATGGGAAGCGCTGGAGCGAGGGATGAACCCGAAGGTCTACCGCTCCTTCACCTCTCGCGAAATCTGGGCCCCAAATCTGCTGATGATTCTCTACGGATTGGCCGCTATCGGATCCGCCCTTATCGCTTGCGGTGTCTGGCGTATTTAGCATCCGGCTTCCGCGCTATAACGATAGGTCGGCGGAGCGGCTTTGGGCTGGAGCTGCTTTGGGGCGAGTGATCATGGCCCCGTAAGCTTTCGGCGCGTCGGGCAGTCTGTGGACCTGCCCGCTAAAGCACGACGTTGGGGCCATGATCTTAGAGGCTCGCCCCAAAGTGGCTGCCTAAAGCCGTGGAGCCGACCGCCCCAGCCGCAGAGGGTGTCTCCCATCTTCATGCCCGCAGCTCGCCAGCGCGCCGCCGGGCGCGGCCAGCCGGGGCGAAGACAGGAGGCAGGCCGCGCCGCTGAGGCGGCGCGCGCCCGCGCCGTGCGCGGGCCTTGAACCAGTAGAGAGAGTTTGAATCACGCTCATGCTGCTGGTCGTTGATGCTGCTCCTGTGAAGGGTGGCTGTTGGCTAGTGGTGTAGAACCACAGGTATGGGGAGTGAACGGCGCGAGCGGATGAGGGTGCTTGGGGCACGTCTTCGGGCTCTGCGTGCGGATGCCGGTCTGACGGGTGCTGCTCTCGCGGCGCGAGCTGGCGTGGGTCAACCGACAGTTTCCAAGGTGGAGAACGGGCGTATGGTCCCGAGCCTCGATGTGCTGGACCGGTTGTCCCGGGCGCTCGGGCTCGATGGGACGGCCGCCGGTGAGGTCCGCGAGCTGCTGGCCGCGGTTGAGGCTGTGGTGGAGACCGGTTCCGACTCCGAAGAGGACGTCTCCGCGGGGTTCGTCGTAGATGAGGTGGTCCGCGGCGCTCGGTTGGTGCGCTCCTTTCAGTGCGTGGTCCTGCCGGCCATGCTCCAGAGTGCCGAGTACGCCCGGCACGTCTTCCTGACGTCACCGGACCCGGACGCTGAGACGGTAGGCCGGGCTGTTGCTGCTCGGGTGGAGCGACAGAGCCTCTTGTACGAACCGGGGCGCGAGTCGGTGTTCGTGTTGACGGAAGCGGTGCTGCGGACGTGGCCGGGGACGCCGTCGCTGATGCTTGCCCAGCTTGATCGACTGTTGGCCGTCGAGAGTCTGGACACGGTGCGACTCGGAGTCATCCCGTGGCGTCGGCCGGTGCCGGTGCTGCCTCGTCATGGCTTCACGCTCTGCGATCGGCGGTCCATCGTGGTGGAGGCGTTCCCGAGTGAGCGGGTCTCCACCGAGGCAGATGACCTCGCTCGGTACGAGGAGATGTTCAGCCGGTTTGAGGGCGCGGCCGTCTTCGGTGGTGAGGTGCGAGACCTGCTGATGCAGGTGATGGCGGAGTTCCGTGGGTTGGAGACCACCGTCACCCAGTAGAGGAATAATTCCTCTGTATGCCTGGATCGGTGTCGCAGGGGGGAATACTCTGCTCCTCGTGCTGTCTAGCCCTCTAGACGAGGAGTGTTGTCGTGCTCACCAAGTGGTGCCGTGCCTTCCCTGGGCTGCCTGAACAAGTCGCCGAAGCTCGTCACTTCGTAGCTGCGTTACTCCAGGAGTGGGGGTGCATCGATGAGGGAGCCCTGGTGGTCGGGGAGCTGGCGGCGAACGCCGTACGCCACTCGCTGAGCGGCGAGTCCGGCGGTTGGTTCCTCGTGGTTGTCGGCTTCGGCTCGGACTTCGTACGTATCGAGGTGATCGACCAGGGCGGCGGCAGTGCCCCGGCAATGCGGGACGCCGCCAGCCTGGAAGAGAGCGGCCGCGGGCTGATGCTGGTGGCGGCCTGCGCGAAGGACTGGGGTGCCAAGACTCTGCCGCAAGGTTCTTCGGTGTGGGCGGACCTGGTGCGGGAGGGGGTGTGACCGCCTCCAGCCTGATCCTCCTCGGCCGTCGCGCAGGTAGGAGGGGGTGACTCCCCGTGGGGTGCCTCGGAGCCGGTCCGGCCTCCATGTGATTGGCGTCCGCTCGGGTCAGCCGCTCCCGCCTGTTTCGTCTAGGGGCCTAGACTCTTGGGTGAAGCAGGGAGGTGAGCACATGTCGGACGAGCTGCAACGGATCATGGCGATCGATGATCCGTACCTGCTCTTGCGTGAGGTCACGACGCGATTGGCTGACGCGCAGCAGGAGGTCACCGAACTTGCTCGGCTGCGGCGCCGTGTGGTGCAGGACCTCCATGCACAAGGACTGTCGTACGCGCAGATCGCGACGAAGGCCGGCCTCAGCCGCGGGCGCATTCACCAGATCCGCCACACTGGCCCGGCGCCCGAGGGTGCGTTCCTCGGGTCGGGCGCCGTCACGGTTGCGACTCCGCTACGGCGGGACGACGAACGCGGGCGCACGGTCGTCGCCGTGGACGACGTCAGTTCCGGCAAGCGTTTGGAGGACCTGGCACGGTCGTACGGTCTCACCGTCACCTCCGAACATGTGCCGGTGAGCGGGGAGATCGACCTGAACCGTGACGGCCTGGTTGTCGTCTGCGGGCCGCGCATGTCCCAGGACATGTGGAACACCTACGCACAAGACCCTGTACTGCGCTGGGAGAAGGCGGAGGACGGCCCCTGGACGGTCGTGGACCGGCTCACCGGCACCGTGCACCGGTCGGGGCAGGACAGCGATCCGGCCCGGCCGTACGACATCGGCTATCTCGGCCGACTGCCGCGCCCGGACGGCAAGGGCTCGCTCCTGGCCATCGCCGGTATCCACACGCAAGGATCGCTCGGCGTCGTCCAGTTGCTCGCTTCCGAACTCAACTCCCTGTGGGGGCAGGTGGGAGATCGCCGGTTTTCTACGCTGGTAGGGGTCGAGTACGACTCGGAGACCAGTGAACCGCGGTCCGTCGAACTGGTCTGCCCGCTCTACCGTCACGACGAGGAGACGGCGGAGTGAGGTTCACCCTTGGTACCTCGCCGTCCACGCCGGACAGTGAGAACGAGGACTTCGCCGCTGCCGCCCCCGATGCCGCCGTGCTCCTCGACGGCGCCGGCGTGGGGGGCGCGGAAACCGGGTGCGTGCACGGCGTCGCCTGGTTCTCCGGAACGCTGGGGGCGCTGCTGCTGCGTACCCTCGTCGCGCGTCCGGCCTGGTCGCTCGCCGAGTGTCTGGCCGACTCCATCCGCATCACCCGCTCGCTTCACGAGGACGTCTGCGACCTGGAGTACCGGGCCAGTCCGACCAGCACGGTCGTTGCCGTCCGTGCCCGTGACGGAGTGCTCGAACACCTCGTACTCGGTGACTCCTCACTGCTTCTTGCGAAGCGGGATGGGAGCTCTTCCGTCATCACTGACCGGCGCCTGAACGAGGTCGGGGCGCGGCTTCGCGGGCCGGTCGACGAGCTGCCCACCGGTTCGCCGGAACATGCCGCCGCACTCTCCGAGTACCAGGACGCTCTGACGTCTCTCCGGAACCGGCCGGGTGGCTTCTGGATCGCCGGTCCCGATCCGCTCGCGGCCGAGCATGCGCTGACCGGCACGGTGCCGCTGGACTCCCTGGCCTCGGTGGCGCTGCTGAGCGACGGCGCGACACGGTTGGTGGACCGCTTCGGGCTTGCCTCGTGGGACGAGACCTTGGCTCTCCTCGACTCCGCCGGCCCGGACGAACTGATCCGCCAGACCCGTAAGGCGGAGGACGGCGACCCTGACGGTCGGCGCTGGCCGCGGGGTAAGGCGCACGATGACGCCACCGCCCTGCACTGGGCGCTTTCGTAGAGAGCCGGTCACTCCGCCGACACGACGCTCGTATACCCCCCTAGACAGTTCATGGGGCGTCGGTTTACGGTAGCCGTCAACCCCCCTAGACAGTTAGGGCGGATTACTCCCTGTGCTGTCTAGGGGGGTATTCAACGGCTCGGCGTCCGTGACGGATGCCCGATCAAGTGAGGTTCACAGAATGCGCGTCATCCCCGTGGATACCTCGTCCGCCACTCTGCTGGTCACGAAGCTGCCCGAGGTCAAGGTGAGGGACCGGCAGACCGGTGAGGTGGCCGTGGACCCGGTGACCAACGACCGGCTCATGGTCCTGGAGTTGGTGTTCATCGCCGAGGGCGGTTCGGACATGATCAAGGTGACGGTTCCCGAGAAGGGCATCGGTGAGGGCCTGGTCATGGGGGCGCCGGTCTTCCTGTCCGGGCTGGTGGCCCGGCCCTGGGAGAGCGAGTTCGGCGGTCGTACCCGGCACGGTATCGCCTACCGGGCGGACGCCGTCATGGTCGGCACTCCGGCTGCGGCGCAGGGCTGAGCATCATGACCGATGCCCTGTGGGTTCTGGTGCTGGCACTGCTGGCAGTGGCCGCGCTGGTCGCGGTGCGCCGTCGGCTGCCGGTCCTGTTCTGGTGGCTGGTCGGCTATCCGGCCGTGACGCTGCGGGTGCTCGCCACGTACCGGGCCACCATGGACGCCTGCGGCCTGACGGTGCCCGCCTCGGCCATGCGCCGGGCCACCGCCCGGATGGTGGGGCGGCAGGCTGCTCCCGTGCCGCCTCGCCGGTTGCTGCCGCTACCGACCGGGTCCGGGCTCGTGATGCGGCTGCGCATGGCGGCGGGGCAGGCTCCCGAGGACTTCACCGCCTCGGCCGATCGGCTGCGGCACGCCTGGGGCGCACATGCCGTGCACGTCCGTCCCACCAAGCCGGGGCGGCTGGAGCTGCGGTTGGTCGGCTGGGACGTTCTCGCCGACGTCCGGCCCCCTCGGCGGTGGCTGCGCACCGAACCGCTGTCCCTGCCGCTGGCGCTACGCGAAGACGGGCACTGGCACGTCCGGAACTTCCGCACCGTGCCGCACGAACTGATCCTCGGCGCCACACAGTCCGGCAAATCCGTATACCTGCGCAACCTGCTGTGCGGGCTGGCCCGGCAACCCGTTGCGCTCGTCGGCATCGACTGCAAGTGGGGCGTCGAACTGGCGCCATTCGCGCACCGGTTGTCGGCACTCGCCGACACGTCGGACCGTGCGAATGACCTCCTCGACGTCCTGGTGGAGGAGATGGAGGCACGGTTCCGCCTGATCGGCATGACGGGCGGGACCGGTCCGGACGCCGTGCTCACCTCGGACGTCTGGGGCCTTCCGGAGAAGGCGCGGCCGGTGCCGGTCGTGGTCGTCGTCGACGAGGTCGCCGAACTCTTCCTCGCCGCGAGCAAGGACGACGAGAAGCGACGGGACGCCATGGTCACCAAGCTCATCCGCCTCGCCCAGCTCGGCCGCGCGGCCGGCATCTACCTGGAGGTGTGCGGGCAGCGCTTCGGCGCCGAACTCGGCAAGGGCGCCACCATGCTCCGCGCCCAGCTCACCGGACGGGTCTGCCACCGCGTCAACGACGAGACGTCCGCCAACATGGCGCTCGGCGACATCGCACCGGAAGCGGCGCTGGCCGCGACCTCCATCCCGGCCGAACGGCCCGGCGTCGCGGTCGTCGGCGACTCCTCCGGCGGCTGGTCCCGCATTCGCTCGCCCCACCTCACCCTCGACGACGCGGCGGCCGTCTGCCGCGACACTGCGGGCCTGGTCCCAGACTTGCCCCGCCTCGACCCCTTCCGGCCCGTCGTCGCCGAACCGGCCGGGCCGCCCTCGCTCCCCGCCGCGGTGCCCACCGCTCGCCCGGCCACCGAGTAACCGGACTCCCTCTCCCACGGCCGGCGTGACCGCCTCGCGCCATGTCCCTACCCCTCCCATCCCCGAAACCGGAAGGAAGCCCTGTGTCACGTCCCTCCATCGCCGAGGTCAGCGCGCTCATCGCCGACCTGGCCGCGCTCCGGCAGAACCGCACCTCTGCCGAGTACGCCGCGCTCATGGACCGCAAGGCGGACCTGCTGGAGCGCATCGCCGACCACACGCCCGGCGGCACTGGGGCCGCCGAGGTGGCCCGCCTCGCCCGCGAGCGCGCCGACTCGCTCAAGTCCACCGACTGATCACCCCCGAAGGAGACCGAGCCGATGCGTGCCCACCTGGCCCGCGTGGACGCCGTGATCGTTCAGGCCGTCATCGCCGGTGCCCTGTCCTTCTCCCACCTGCACGACCTCGCCGCGGCGGCCGGACAGGACGGCTGGAAGGCGTGGGCCTACCCCGTAAGCGTCGACCTGCTCTTGGTCGCCGCCTGGCGCCGGATGCGTCAGCAGCAGCGGGCTGGACAAGCGGCCGGTGGTCCGCGGCTGTGGTTCCTGGTGGCCCTGGCCGCATCCCTCGGCGCCAACGTCGCCACGGCCGGGCTCCTCGACCTGGACGACGTACCGGCCTGGCTCCGCGTGACGGTCGCCGGCTGGCCCGCCATCGCCTTCTTCGGCGGCACGCTGCTGGCCCACGCCCCGCACACCCCGGAAACAGCGACAGCCCCGGTCCCCTCGGCAGCGGACACCCCTGCGGAGCCGCACGCCGTTCCGTCCGCCGTCGACCGGCCCGAACGTGAGGCGCTGCCGGCGCGCTCCACCGACCCCGGCCCGGCCCCGGAGCCCGCTGCCGACCAGGTCGCGACTCCGGCCCCCGCGCCTGCTTCCGCCGTCGCCCTGCCGCCCGCCCTCGTCGACCGCGTCCGGGCGCTGGCCGATGAGCACCGCTCGGCCACCGGCCGCCCCGCCGACCCGGACACCGTGCGCGCCCGGCTCGGCCTGCCCCCGTCCATGACCGCATCCATCGCCGCACACCTCTGAGAGAGGAGCAACACCGTGAACCCGCGTTTCCGCAACGTCCGTCGCATCGGCCCCGTCAACGTCGCCTCGTACGTCGACCGCGGCCGGAACCGCCACCTGGCCGCCTGCACCGCGCCCCGCTGCGACTTCTCCGCCGAGTACGACAGTCGCGCCGCTGCCGAACTGGCCGCCCGTACCCACCGCTGCTCGGCCTGACAGGAGACCACCGAAGTGGACATTCCGCTCTGGCTCGCCCTGCTCGTCGTCGGCGTCCTCGGCGTCAAGCTCATCCGCCCGCCCTGGTGGCTCATCGCCGTCCTGCTCGTCGGCGGCTACCTCCTCGCCGACAGCCTGCTCGCCCCCGTCATCGACCCCGTCCTCAAGTGACCCGCGAAAGGAGAGTGCTCATGTTCCGACCGAAGGTCCCGACCATGCCGCAGTCCACCGGCCCGGCCGCCCCGCCTGCCATCGTCGAACCGCCGACCATCACGCCGGGCACTCCGGCTCCGCCGGCGGCCCCCGTCACCCCGGTTCCGGCCAGCCCGGCCGTCTGGCTCACGCCTGGCACCGCGCTCGCCCTCGTCGGTGGCGGCACTGCCGTGGTCCTGGTCGTCGGCGCCGTCCTGGTCTCCATGCTCCTCGCCGTCGCCCTCACCGCCACGTCCGTGGCCGTGTGCGTCGTTGTCATCCGCTCCGTCCTCACCCGCCGCTGACCTCATCGATCCGTCCGCCCGGCCTGCCCATGCTGTCTAGCCCCCTCGACAGGCCGGGCGGACACACCGCACGTCTGCTCTCTTCAAGGAGGAACCCGCAGATGCACCCTGCGGCTCCGACCGCAGCCATCCGCCAGCTGGCAGCACTCGCCCGGCACGGCGACCTCAGCGCCTACGCCCGCCAGATTCAGCACCTCGGCGGCTGCGAGCGGCCCGTCCGGATGGAGGGCCACCGGCTCGACGTCCACGCCGCCACCGGGGAGATCGTCCGCGAGATCGCCGACCGTCACCTCCCAGGCGGACAGCTCCTCATCCGCTGCAACAACCGTCGTGCCACCCGGTGCGCTTCCTGCGCCGAGATCTACCGCAAAGACACCTTCCACCTCGTCACCGCCGGGCTGAGCGGCGGAAAGGGCATCGGCCCGGCCGTCGCCCAACACCCGCGTGTCTTCGTCACCTTCACCGCCCCGTCCTTCGGTCCCGTCCACAACCGCCCCGGCGGCGGCCGGTGCCGCTGCGGACGCCTCCACCCGGACGACGACCCTGCCCTCGGCACGCCCCTGGACCCGGACCGCTACGACTACCGCGCGGCCGTCCTGTGGAACGCACACGCCGGGGCACTGTGGGGCCGCTTCACCACCTACCTGCGCCAGCACCTCGCCTCCCGTGCGGGCATCAGCCGCTCGGCGCTGCGCCACTGCCTCAAGGTCTCCTACGCCAAGGTCGCCGAGTACCAGCGGCGCGGCGCCGTCCACTTCCACGCCGTCATCCGCCTCGACGGCCCGGTCGGCGCCGAGGACGCCCCGCCGGCCTGGGCCACCACCGAACTGCTCACCGACGCGATCCGCTCGGCGGCCCGGACGGCCGAGACACCCGGCCCGGTCCTCGACGGCCACGCGTATGCCTTCCGCTTCGGCGAACAGCTCGACATCCGCCCCATCCGCTCGGCCGACTTCGCGGGCACCTCGGAACTGTCCAGCCGCGCCGTGGCCGCCTACATCGCCAAGTACGCCACCAAGGGCGCCGAGACCGCGGGCACCCTGGACCGCCCCATCCGCAACCCGATCACGGACCTGATCGGCTCCGGCGTCACTGACCACGCCCGGCGCATGATCCTCACCTGTTGGCACCTCGGAGCCCTGCCCGAACTCGAAGACCTGCGCCTGCGCAAGTGGGCCCACATGCTCGGCTTCCGCGGCCACTTCTCCACCAAGTCCCGCGCCTACTCCGTCACTCTCGGCGCCCTCCGCCAGGAACGCGCCGACCACAACGAAGCCCTGGCTCGCGAACACGCGGCCGAGGCCGGTCACCCGCTGCCCGACCCGGACACCGTGCTCGTCCTCTCGCACTGGCGTTTCGCCGGCACCGGACTGACCGCTGCAGAACACCTCATCGCTCACGGCATCCCTTCACCCGCAGCCCTGACAGACGACGAGACGGAAGGAGAACCGGCGTGGACCACCGACGTGACGAATTGATGACCGTCCCGCAGATCCTCGAAGAGCTGGGGGGTGTGTCCCGCCGTACTTTCTACCGGTGGCGAGAGCTGGGGCAGGGCCCCGCTGCGTTCAAGCTGCCCAACGGGGAGCTCCGGGTGTGGCGGAGTGACTTCACCGCCTGGCTGCGGCAGTTGGAGGCGGCGGCGTGAAGTCTCTCGACGTAAAGGTGTGGGGTGTTCGGAAGAGGAACACCAAGAAGTCGTCCTATGACGTCCGGTGGACCGTTGCCGGGAACGTGTTCTCCGAACAGTTCCGCACCAAGGGGCTTGCGGATCACTACCGTTCCAAGTTGCTCCGCGCCGCCCATGCCGGTGAAGAGTTCGACACAGAGACAGGGTTGCCCGACTCGATGGTCGAAAAGGCGGCCTCGATGACCTGGTATGCCTTCGCCTTGAAGTACCTCGCCATGAAGTGGCCGCATGCGGCGCCGAACACGCGCAACGGGATCAATGAGGCCCTGACCGCCGTGACGATGGCCCTCCTCGACGAGCGTCCGGGGCAGCCGTCCGAGGAACTGATCAGGAAGGCGCTTCGCAACTGGGCTTTCGTCCTTCCCGGACCGGATGAGCGCCAATTGCCGACCGATATCGCGAACACCTTGCACTGGGTGGCCAAGGCATCGCGTCCGCTCTCGGACCTCGGTGATGCTGCGATCGGCAGGGCCGTCCTGGATTCGCTCAAGCTGAAGCTCGACGGGACGGCGGCAGCCGCGGAGACCGTCCGGCGCAAACGTCGGACACTCGTCAACGCGTTGCACTATGCAGTGGACCTCGGGGAGTTCAAGGAGAACCCGATCACGGGCATCCGCTGGAAGA
This region of Streptomyces chromofuscus genomic DNA includes:
- a CDS encoding replication initiator, which translates into the protein MHPAAPTAAIRQLAALARHGDLSAYARQIQHLGGCERPVRMEGHRLDVHAATGEIVREIADRHLPGGQLLIRCNNRRATRCASCAEIYRKDTFHLVTAGLSGGKGIGPAVAQHPRVFVTFTAPSFGPVHNRPGGGRCRCGRLHPDDDPALGTPLDPDRYDYRAAVLWNAHAGALWGRFTTYLRQHLASRAGISRSALRHCLKVSYAKVAEYQRRGAVHFHAVIRLDGPVGAEDAPPAWATTELLTDAIRSAARTAETPGPVLDGHAYAFRFGEQLDIRPIRSADFAGTSELSSRAVAAYIAKYATKGAETAGTLDRPIRNPITDLIGSGVTDHARRMILTCWHLGALPELEDLRLRKWAHMLGFRGHFSTKSRAYSVTLGALRQERADHNEALAREHAAEAGHPLPDPDTVLVLSHWRFAGTGLTAAEHLIAHGIPSPAALTDDETEGEPAWTTDVTN
- a CDS encoding helix-turn-helix transcriptional regulator; the encoded protein is MTVPQILEELGGVSRRTFYRWRELGQGPAAFKLPNGELRVWRSDFTAWLRQLEAAA